Proteins encoded in a region of the Podospora pseudopauciseta strain CBS 411.78 chromosome 6, whole genome shotgun sequence genome:
- a CDS encoding hypothetical protein (EggNog:ENOG503NTWP), protein MAPTTVQNPPAPVESKTAQKKKAKATAAVKAAAGTESPAPASVAGGENPDDSSENGYIRELSKNIRNLNKKISNGARIENLINEHSGKSLEELVAAKIINADQAASHLKRPSLQNQLAQFEKELAMHKQIEADHRSRLSQLETTLKEKFEKEKEELVAETKQKVEAEADEKLRGYLLALSQFLRLAAARRLAEADSSIDENAAIEGVLLHIYCGDNDSVTEMLKLVQGSDERVLGVEGRLLKTTFADIKEEAYAHLNPNYKRPKPAEPEFAEELKLDEYESTVLVETDPTVANAGLTEVDDGSAVALTNGHGQDASSASGGAPGNADVADSAANAAGENQWDTGNTISDSQEWVSVNVPRDLGETETGAAATPAQPTAPVTNQSWADEHPETAAEATTPADDGFHQVPSRSRGSRDGGHRGRGGFRGRGGGFRGDGRGRGRGRGGDRGGFPSRPRREESQG, encoded by the exons ATGGCTCCCACTACTGTCCAGAATCCTCCGGCGCCCGTCGAGTCCAAAACcgcccagaagaagaaggccaaggccacTGCTGCTGTCAAGGCCGCTGCCGGCACCGAGTCTCCTGCCCCTGCTTCCGTTGCTGGCGGCGAGAACCCAGATGACAGCTCTGAGAATGGCTACATCCGCGAGCTTTCCAA GAACATCCGCAACCTCAACAAGAAGATC TCCAATGGTGCCAGAATCGAGAATTTGATCAACGAGCATAGTGGCAAGTCGCTCGAGGAGCTCGTAGCTGCCAAGATCATCAATGCCGATCAGGCTGCCTCGCACCTGAAACGGCCCTCCCTTCAGAACCAGCTCGCCCAGTTCGAGAAGGAGCTTGCCATGCACAAGCAGATCGAGGCCGACCACCGTTCCCGTCTGAGCCAGCTGGAGACTACGCTGAAGGAGAAGttcgagaaggagaaggaggagcttgttGCTGAGACAAAGCAAaaggtcgaggccgaggccgacgaAAAACTGAGGGGCTACCTTTTGGCTCTTTCGCAGTTCCTTCGTCTCGCTGCTGCCCGCCGTCTCGCCGAGGCTGATAGCTCGATTGATGAGAATGCGGCTATCGAAGGTGTTCTTCTCCATATCTACTGTGGTGATAATGATTCCGTCACCGAGATGCTCAAGTTGGTCCAGGGATCAGATGAGCGCgtccttggtgttgaggggaggtTACTGAAGACTACCT TTGCCGAtatcaaggaggaggcttaTGCCCATCTGAACCCAAACTACAAGCGTCCCAAGCCAGCCGAGCCCGAGTTTGCGGAAGAGCTGAAGTTGGACGAGTACGAGTCGACGGTTTTGGTCGAGACTGACCCAACAGTTGCCAATGCCGGTCTCACCGAGGTTGACGATGGCTCTGCCGTCGCTTTGACAAACGGCCATGGCCAGGACGCCTCGTCTGCTAGCGGCGGTGCTCCCGGCAACGCCGATGTCGCCGACAGCGCCGCCAATGCCGCTGGCGAGAACCAGTGGGATACCGGCAATACCATCTCGGACTCGCAGGAATGGGTTAGTGTCAACGTTCCCCGCGATCTCGGCGAGACGGAGACCGGTGCGGCCGCTACGCCTGCCCAGCCTACTGCCCCGGTTACCAACCAGTCGTGGGCTGACGAGCATCCCGAGACGGCGGCCGAGGCTACCACCCCTGCCGATGATGGATTTCACCAGGTCCCGAGCCGCAGCCGTGGCAGCCGTGATGGTGGCCACCGTGGTCGTGGCGGTTTCCGTggccgcggtggtggtttcCGCGGTGATGGCCGTGGACGCGGtcgtggccgtggtggtgatcgCGGGGGTTTCCCCTCGCGCCCTCGCCGGGAAGAAAGCCAGGGTTAG
- a CDS encoding hypothetical protein (COG:L; EggNog:ENOG503P6NB), with the protein MTTLTAPPTNPFTFPSPRDSPAFFPPTPPSTTTPLLTTTATTTTTTERKHSSISTAPQPPNYKTLINTSPKITPFEKKVYHLLLTIPSGSFTTYALMSTHLKSSPRAVGNALRKNPFAPGVPCHRVLATGNSLGGFKGKISRKSPDGVGGVDTLIEKKELLRREGVKFDDKGRALGTPFRGFK; encoded by the exons ATGACAACCCTAACAGCCCCCCCAACGAACCCCTTCacattcccctcccccagagACTCCCCAGCATTCTtccctcccacacccccatcaacaacaacccctctcctcacaaccaccgccaccaccacaaccaccaccgaaaGAAAAcactcctccatctccaccgccccccaacccccaaactaCAAAACCCTaatcaacacctcccccaaaatcaCCCCCttcgaaaaaaaagtctaccacctcctcctcaccatcccctcaGGCTCCTTCACAACCTACGCCTTAATGTCCACACATCTGAAGTCTTCCCCCCGAGCAGTCGGCAACGCCCTAAGGAAAAACCCCTTTGCTCCCGGGGTTCCCTG CCACCGCGTCCTAGCAACAGGCAACTCCCTAGGCGGCTTCAAAGGCAAAATCTCCCGCAAAAGCCCCGACGGTGTAGGAGGCGTAGACACCCTCATCGAGAAAAAAGAACTCCTCAGAAGAGAAGGCGTTAAATTCGACGACAAGGGGAGAGCCCTGGGGACACCGTTCAGGGGGTTCAAGTAA